A single Orcinus orca chromosome 2, mOrcOrc1.1, whole genome shotgun sequence DNA region contains:
- the LOC101275199 gene encoding 60S ribosomal protein L23a-like: MARKAKKEAPVPPKAEARAKALKAKKAVLKGIHSHEKKIPMPPTFRWPKTPRLRRQPKYPRKGAPRRNKLDHYAIVKFPLTTESAMKKIEDSNTLVFTVDVEANKHQIKQAVKELYDIDVAKVNTLIRPDGEKKAYV; encoded by the coding sequence ATGGCACGTAAGGCGAAGAAGGAAGCCCCTGTCCCTCCCAAAGCTGAAGCCAGAGCAAAAGCTTTGAAGGCCAAGAAAGCAGTGTTGAAAGGCATCCACAGCCACGAAAAAAAGATCCCGATGCCACCTACCTTCCGATGGCCCAAAACACCGAGGCTCAGGAGGCAGCCCAAATATCCTCGGAAGGGCGCCCCTAGGAGAAACAAGCTTGACCACTACGCCATCGTCAAGTTCCCCCTGACCACTGAGTCAGCCatgaagaaaatagaagacaGCAACACACTGGTGTTCACTGTGGATGTCGAGGCCAACAAGCACCAGATTAAACAGGCTGTGAAGGAGCTCTATGACATTGACGTGGCTAAGGTCAACACCCTGATCAGGCCTGATGGAGAGAAGAAGGCATATGTTTAA